A single region of the Lysinibacillus sp. B2A1 genome encodes:
- a CDS encoding copper-translocating P-type ATPase, which yields MSPEVKETNLQITGMTCAACATRIEKGLNKMDGVEQATVNLALEKSTIKYDSSKLSEVDFEKKIEALGYGVVKQKTEFDITGMTCAACATRIEKGLNKLAGVSSANVNLALEKATIEFNPSEVSIAEIIAKVEKLGYEAHQKAEEQETVDHRHKAIKQQQHKFILSAILSLPLLWTMVGHFSFTSFLYVPDILMNPWVQMILATPVQFIIGKQFYVGAYKALRNGSANMDVLVVMGTSAAYFYSVYQAIVTVGSHHGPHLYFETSAVLITLILLGKLFEAKAKGRSSEAIKKLMGLQAKTAVVVREGVEKEVPLEEVVIGDIILVKPGEKIPVDGEVLEGITAVDESMLTGESLPVDKKQGDVLFGSTINKNGFIKMTATKVGRDTALAQIIKVVEDAQGSKAPIQRLADHISGIFVPIVVGIAIITFLVWILWVQPGEFTPALEVLIAVLVIACPCALGLATPTSIMAGSGRAAEFGILFKGGEHLEQTQSIDTVVVDKTGTVTHGKPVLTDVILAAEQDEASFLSLIGAAEKQSEHPLAEAIVQGITDRGIELGDVQFFEAIPGYGVQATVSGQGVVIGTRKLMQQYGIPIDDILPIMEQLEENGKTAMLAAVNGQYAGLVAVADTVKETSKEAVRRLQDMGITVIMMTGDNERTAQAIGAEVGVNHVIAEVLPEGKADEVKKLQATGKKVAMVGDGINDAPALATANIGMAIGTGTDVAMEAADITLIRGDLNSIADAIIMSRKTMRNIKQNLFWAFAYNTLGIPIAAIGLLAPWVAGAAMAFSSVSVVLNALRLQRVKL from the coding sequence ATGAGTCCAGAAGTAAAAGAGACCAACTTGCAAATAACAGGTATGACCTGTGCAGCCTGCGCCACTCGTATAGAAAAAGGTTTAAATAAAATGGATGGTGTTGAACAGGCCACTGTTAATTTAGCGCTTGAAAAATCAACGATTAAGTACGATTCGTCCAAATTAAGTGAAGTAGATTTTGAAAAGAAAATTGAAGCACTTGGTTATGGCGTTGTTAAACAGAAAACTGAATTTGACATTACGGGCATGACCTGTGCAGCCTGCGCTACGCGTATAGAAAAAGGATTAAATAAGCTAGCTGGTGTCTCATCCGCAAATGTAAACTTAGCACTTGAGAAGGCAACAATTGAGTTTAATCCATCTGAAGTATCCATTGCAGAGATCATTGCAAAGGTTGAAAAATTAGGTTATGAGGCCCATCAAAAAGCTGAAGAACAAGAAACCGTAGACCATCGTCATAAGGCCATCAAACAACAGCAGCATAAATTTATTTTATCAGCTATTCTTTCACTACCATTGCTCTGGACGATGGTTGGTCATTTTTCATTTACTTCGTTTTTATATGTACCAGATATACTAATGAATCCATGGGTACAAATGATATTAGCTACGCCCGTTCAATTTATAATAGGGAAACAATTTTATGTGGGTGCCTATAAAGCCTTGCGTAATGGTAGTGCCAATATGGATGTACTAGTAGTAATGGGTACATCTGCAGCTTACTTTTATAGTGTCTATCAAGCAATTGTTACGGTAGGTTCACATCATGGCCCACACCTTTATTTTGAAACAAGCGCGGTATTAATTACTTTAATTCTATTAGGAAAATTATTTGAGGCAAAAGCGAAAGGTCGTTCATCTGAAGCAATCAAAAAATTAATGGGTCTTCAAGCAAAAACGGCCGTTGTTGTTCGAGAGGGCGTTGAGAAAGAAGTACCATTAGAAGAAGTAGTAATTGGTGACATTATTTTAGTAAAACCAGGTGAGAAAATTCCAGTTGATGGTGAAGTCTTAGAAGGAATAACTGCTGTTGATGAGTCAATGCTGACAGGGGAAAGTCTTCCTGTTGATAAAAAGCAAGGTGATGTATTATTTGGCTCAACGATTAATAAAAATGGCTTTATTAAAATGACAGCAACAAAAGTAGGCCGAGATACAGCTTTAGCACAGATTATTAAAGTGGTAGAAGATGCACAAGGCTCAAAGGCACCAATCCAGCGTTTAGCAGATCATATTTCTGGCATATTTGTACCAATTGTTGTTGGAATTGCGATTATTACGTTTTTAGTTTGGATTCTTTGGGTACAACCAGGTGAGTTTACGCCTGCATTAGAAGTATTAATCGCAGTTCTTGTCATTGCATGTCCATGTGCGCTTGGTTTAGCGACACCAACATCTATTATGGCAGGCTCTGGTCGCGCAGCAGAGTTTGGAATTTTATTTAAAGGTGGCGAGCATTTAGAGCAAACGCAAAGTATCGATACGGTGGTTGTTGATAAAACAGGTACAGTAACACACGGCAAACCTGTGTTAACTGATGTTATACTAGCAGCAGAGCAAGACGAAGCAAGCTTTTTATCGTTAATAGGTGCAGCGGAGAAGCAATCAGAGCATCCATTAGCAGAAGCAATTGTTCAAGGCATTACAGATCGTGGTATTGAGCTAGGTGATGTTCAATTCTTTGAAGCGATACCAGGTTATGGTGTGCAAGCGACAGTGTCAGGTCAAGGAGTCGTAATCGGTACACGTAAATTGATGCAACAATATGGTATTCCTATTGATGACATTCTACCAATAATGGAGCAGTTAGAGGAAAATGGTAAAACAGCGATGTTAGCTGCTGTCAACGGTCAATATGCTGGTCTAGTAGCAGTAGCTGATACTGTTAAAGAAACTTCTAAAGAGGCAGTTCGTCGTCTACAAGATATGGGCATTACCGTTATTATGATGACTGGTGATAATGAACGTACAGCACAAGCCATAGGAGCAGAAGTTGGTGTAAATCATGTGATTGCTGAGGTTCTACCAGAAGGGAAAGCAGATGAAGTAAAAAAACTGCAAGCTACGGGTAAGAAAGTGGCGATGGTAGGTGATGGCATTAATGATGCGCCAGCACTTGCTACAGCGAATATTGGGATGGCCATTGGTACTGGCACAGACGTAGCTATGGAAGCAGCAGATATTACGCTGATTCGTGGCGATTTAAACAGTATAGCGGATGCCATCATTATGAGCCGTAAAACAATGCGCAATATTAAACAAAACTTATTTTGGGCATTTGCTTACAATACATTAGGTATACCAATTGCTGCAATCGGTTTACTTGCTCCATGGGTTGCAGGCGCAGCGATGGCCTTTAGCTCAGTATCAGTTGTTTTAAACGCACTTCGCTTACAGCGTGTTAAATTATAG
- a CDS encoding deoxynucleoside kinase, protein MTVPFVTVEGPIGVGKTSLSKEIAATFNYHLLKEIVDENPFLNKFYENIEEWSFQTEMFFLCNRYKQLSDIKKFRLTHQRPVVADYHIFKNLIFAKRTLAPTEYDKYEEIYKILTKDMPVPNVVVYLHASVETLMKRIAMRGREFEKMIARDYMEQLVADYHSFIEHFEKMHPEIPVIRFNGDQLDFVKNTDDLNYVLQIIKDTLQQRSLQQ, encoded by the coding sequence GTGACGGTTCCATTTGTTACGGTAGAAGGTCCGATTGGTGTTGGTAAAACCTCTTTATCGAAAGAGATTGCAGCGACATTTAATTACCATCTATTAAAGGAAATAGTAGACGAAAACCCTTTTCTAAATAAGTTTTATGAAAACATTGAGGAGTGGAGTTTCCAAACTGAAATGTTTTTCTTATGTAATCGCTATAAACAATTATCAGATATTAAAAAGTTTCGCTTAACACATCAAAGACCTGTAGTAGCGGACTATCATATTTTTAAAAATCTAATATTTGCAAAACGTACATTGGCACCAACCGAGTATGATAAATATGAAGAAATTTATAAAATACTAACGAAGGATATGCCTGTACCTAATGTTGTTGTTTATTTACATGCTAGTGTTGAGACATTGATGAAGCGTATTGCAATGCGTGGACGTGAATTCGAGAAAATGATTGCACGGGATTATATGGAGCAACTTGTGGCAGATTATCATTCTTTTATCGAGCATTTTGAGAAAATGCATCCGGAAATTCCTGTCATTCGATTTAATGGAGATCAACTTGACTTCGTTAAAAACACAGATGATTTAAACTATGTTTTGCAAATCATAAAGGATACGTTACAACAAAGGAGCTTGCAACAATGA
- a CDS encoding deoxynucleoside kinase → MNLREKYDIPPQTVITIAGTVGVGKSTMTKALAEALNFRTSFEKVDTNPYLDKFYEDFEKWSFHLQVYFLAERFKEQKRIFEYGGGFIQDRSIYEDTGIFAKMHYDKGTMSPTDYETYKNLFDAMVMTPYFPHPDLLIYLEGPIDAVIGRIQERGRSMEQQTPIDYWIEMHERYENWVNNFNSCPVLRLDINDYDLLKNPEAIESIVSRISHMLKQTGHLRK, encoded by the coding sequence ATGAATTTAAGAGAGAAGTACGATATTCCGCCACAGACAGTCATTACCATTGCTGGTACTGTAGGTGTGGGGAAATCAACGATGACAAAAGCGTTAGCAGAGGCGCTAAATTTCCGTACATCATTTGAAAAAGTTGACACTAACCCATATTTAGATAAATTTTATGAGGACTTTGAAAAATGGAGCTTCCATTTGCAGGTGTATTTTTTAGCTGAACGTTTTAAGGAGCAAAAGCGAATTTTTGAATATGGCGGGGGATTTATTCAGGATCGTTCTATTTACGAAGATACAGGAATTTTTGCAAAAATGCACTATGATAAAGGAACAATGAGTCCAACAGATTACGAGACTTATAAAAATTTATTTGATGCAATGGTAATGACACCTTACTTCCCGCATCCAGATTTACTAATATATCTTGAGGGACCAATTGATGCAGTCATTGGGCGGATTCAAGAGCGTGGTCGTTCAATGGAGCAGCAGACACCAATTGATTATTGGATTGAAATGCATGAACGTTATGAGAACTGGGTCAATAATTTTAATTCATGCCCCGTTTTACGTTTAGATATTAATGATTATGATTTATTAAAAAATCCTGAAGCAATTGAATCAATTGTGAGCCGTATCAGTCATATGCTAAAACAAACAGGCCATTTACGCAAATAG
- a CDS encoding TIGR00730 family Rossman fold protein, producing the protein MYCGSGLGKNPVYAEKAAELGAVLAQNGHGVVYGGSKSGLMGKVADAVLNGGGEVIGVMPTHLQKRELAHASLTEIHFVESMHVRKAKMVELADAFIALPGGGGTLDEYFEVFTWAQIGLHEKPVILYNVNSFYDALLQHFKKMLEEGFIRAEQKSLIHVATTSEEVLQLLKHG; encoded by the coding sequence GTGTATTGTGGTTCTGGTTTAGGCAAAAACCCAGTTTATGCAGAAAAGGCAGCCGAATTAGGTGCAGTGCTGGCTCAAAATGGTCATGGGGTAGTCTATGGTGGTTCAAAAAGCGGCCTGATGGGAAAGGTGGCAGATGCTGTTTTAAACGGTGGCGGAGAAGTAATAGGTGTGATGCCAACGCATTTACAGAAGCGGGAATTAGCCCATGCTTCCTTAACAGAAATTCATTTTGTTGAGTCTATGCATGTACGTAAGGCAAAAATGGTAGAGCTTGCAGATGCCTTTATAGCGCTACCAGGTGGTGGTGGCACATTGGATGAGTATTTTGAGGTCTTTACGTGGGCACAAATTGGACTACATGAAAAGCCAGTAATTTTATATAATGTAAATAGTTTTTATGATGCACTTTTACAGCATTTTAAGAAAATGCTTGAAGAAGGTTTTATTCGTGCGGAACAAAAGTCACTAATTCATGTAGCTACTACATCAGAAGAAGTATTACAGTTATTAAAACATGGGTAA
- a CDS encoding chemotaxis protein, which produces MQKIDTQVTDDLVVQAIERNIAIIRFDMERKVAFVNAHFAKTLGYKVEEMIGKDHKDLCLPEFVNSLEYEKFWRNLAAGNSYQDKIERLDANGNRVWLEATYMPVFANNSRKVIGVSKIATNISDRQNEIVSVAETLKGMSKELHSRSEAGIQNSEGLLETIREVSKESADNVINLAQLQKQAESIKGIVKTIQEIASQTNLLALNAAIEAARAGEYGRGFDVVAKEVRKLSIRVEQSISEVKDNVEGIEREIGQVTESITRIAEKVEKTNGQISVTTNDFAEIASAAEALDEQSKHFIEIV; this is translated from the coding sequence ATGCAGAAAATCGATACACAAGTAACAGATGATTTAGTAGTGCAGGCAATTGAACGTAATATTGCAATAATTCGTTTTGATATGGAGCGTAAAGTAGCCTTTGTAAATGCACATTTTGCCAAAACATTAGGCTATAAAGTAGAAGAAATGATAGGAAAAGATCATAAAGATTTATGTTTACCTGAATTTGTTAATAGCTTGGAGTACGAAAAATTTTGGAGGAACTTGGCCGCTGGTAATAGCTATCAAGATAAAATTGAAAGATTGGATGCGAACGGAAATAGAGTTTGGCTTGAAGCTACCTATATGCCGGTCTTTGCAAATAATTCTAGAAAGGTGATTGGTGTTTCGAAAATTGCTACTAATATTTCAGACCGTCAAAATGAGATTGTAAGCGTAGCTGAGACATTAAAGGGGATGTCAAAAGAACTTCATAGTCGTTCAGAGGCTGGTATTCAAAATAGTGAAGGTTTACTAGAGACTATTAGGGAAGTATCAAAAGAGTCTGCCGATAATGTAATAAATCTTGCACAGCTTCAAAAACAGGCTGAATCTATTAAAGGCATCGTGAAAACTATCCAAGAGATTGCTTCTCAGACAAATTTACTAGCATTAAACGCAGCTATTGAAGCAGCTAGGGCAGGAGAATATGGGCGAGGCTTTGATGTTGTAGCAAAAGAGGTGAGAAAGCTATCCATAAGAGTTGAGCAATCTATCTCTGAAGTAAAGGATAATGTTGAGGGGATAGAGCGGGAAATAGGTCAAGTTACAGAAAGTATTACACGTATAGCTGAAAAAGTTGAAAAAACAAATGGACAAATATCTGTGACAACCAATGATTTTGCTGAAATCGCCAGTGCGGCAGAGGCGTTAGACGAACAATCAAAGCATTTTATCGAAATAGTTTAA
- a CDS encoding MFS transporter, with product MGIMDIQKLYEQRNQIIVAFLVAAFIGLFNETALNMAFAQLIVDFKTDASTIQWLTTGYLLTLGILVPLSSLLMQRFTTRQLFTVSLLFSIIGTCVSAISPTFALLLAGRVIQAVGAAIILPLMMQVVLMIYPINQRGAAMGKIGLVIIFAPAIGPTIAGFVMEHFSWHSIFWMSLPFLLISFVLGLKFVQNVSEVRMVKFDGVSIALSTIGFGGIVYGFSISGKLGTFMTIEVVSTLMVGALGIILFCLRQIKMEQPMLNLKVFSFPMYNIGMLLVIIVHMTILATMVLLPIYLQNILLLAPMIAGLTLLPGGVINAFMAVASGHIFDRFGPRIMVPVGLFLEIIALLFLRTIDAETSVYFIVIFHILMFVGISLASMPAQTNGLNQLPRQLYPDGTAFMNTLQQVAGAIGTAVSITIMSISKANFISQNGASATNEFAGSIISVQHALTFSLILAILAFVLSIFMKRVQEEK from the coding sequence ATGGGTATTATGGATATTCAAAAATTATATGAACAACGCAATCAAATTATCGTAGCTTTTTTGGTGGCAGCTTTTATCGGCCTATTCAATGAAACAGCCCTCAATATGGCCTTTGCGCAATTGATTGTTGACTTTAAAACCGATGCATCTACCATTCAATGGCTAACAACTGGTTATTTATTAACCTTAGGTATTTTAGTACCACTCTCTAGCCTGCTTATGCAGCGTTTTACAACGCGGCAATTATTTACTGTATCACTGTTATTTTCTATCATAGGTACCTGTGTTTCAGCTATTTCTCCAACCTTTGCACTGTTACTTGCTGGACGAGTTATTCAGGCTGTTGGAGCAGCTATTATTCTGCCGCTTATGATGCAGGTTGTACTCATGATTTACCCGATTAATCAGCGTGGCGCTGCGATGGGTAAAATCGGCTTAGTTATTATCTTTGCTCCAGCCATCGGACCCACTATTGCAGGCTTTGTCATGGAGCATTTCTCCTGGCACTCTATATTCTGGATGAGTCTTCCATTTTTACTCATTTCATTTGTACTTGGTTTAAAATTTGTTCAAAATGTTAGTGAAGTTAGGATGGTTAAATTTGATGGTGTTTCAATCGCCTTATCAACGATTGGGTTTGGAGGGATCGTTTACGGTTTTAGTATTTCTGGTAAGCTAGGTACTTTTATGACAATAGAGGTAGTCTCCACTCTCATGGTTGGAGCACTAGGAATTATTCTTTTTTGTTTGCGACAAATTAAAATGGAGCAACCTATGCTGAATTTAAAGGTATTCTCATTTCCAATGTACAATATCGGCATGCTCCTGGTTATTATCGTACATATGACCATTTTAGCAACAATGGTGTTATTACCTATTTATTTACAAAACATTTTATTGCTGGCACCTATGATTGCTGGTCTTACCCTACTTCCTGGTGGTGTTATCAATGCCTTTATGGCAGTTGCCTCAGGGCATATTTTTGATCGCTTTGGACCTCGTATCATGGTTCCTGTTGGATTATTTTTAGAAATAATTGCATTACTTTTCTTACGTACAATTGATGCTGAAACCTCTGTTTATTTCATCGTAATCTTCCATATTCTTATGTTTGTTGGCATCTCTCTTGCAAGTATGCCTGCGCAAACAAATGGATTAAATCAGCTACCCCGTCAACTTTATCCAGATGGTACAGCATTTATGAATACATTACAGCAGGTTGCAGGTGCAATCGGTACTGCTGTTTCTATAACAATCATGTCCATTAGTAAGGCAAATTTCATTTCCCAAAATGGAGCCTCTGCTACAAACGAATTTGCTGGATCCATTATTAGTGTACAACATGCATTAACCTTCTCCCTTATACTGGCAATTCTTGCATTCGTTTTATCAATCTTTATGAAACGTGTGCAAGAGGAGAAATAA
- a CDS encoding regulator — translation MTKVEISFKHLPTTAISDATGGHTNLRSDIKPLADHFKLAGRVVTVRLPDGENGAVLEAIRAANEGDILVIDAKGNTNRAVAGDFVISLAKGIGVQGFVVDGVIRDIAAIGELNFPVFSLGTTVAAGNKNGGGKVNVPISIGGVTVHPGDYIIGDVDGVVVVPQEDAERILMAAEAKIEKDEARAQEAHVNGKESIIAYLDKVLTKRS, via the coding sequence ATGACAAAGGTGGAAATTAGTTTTAAGCATTTACCAACAACGGCAATTTCTGATGCAACTGGGGGACACACAAATTTACGCAGTGATATTAAACCTTTAGCGGATCACTTTAAACTAGCTGGGCGCGTGGTAACTGTGCGATTACCAGATGGTGAAAATGGAGCAGTGTTAGAGGCTATTCGAGCTGCTAATGAAGGTGATATTTTGGTAATCGATGCCAAAGGTAATACGAATCGAGCAGTTGCTGGAGATTTTGTGATTTCCTTAGCAAAGGGCATAGGTGTACAAGGGTTTGTTGTGGATGGGGTTATCCGAGATATCGCAGCCATTGGAGAGCTGAATTTCCCTGTATTCTCTTTGGGGACAACGGTAGCTGCTGGTAATAAAAATGGTGGCGGTAAAGTAAATGTCCCTATCTCTATAGGAGGCGTTACTGTTCATCCTGGTGATTATATTATAGGGGATGTGGATGGCGTTGTTGTGGTGCCACAGGAAGATGCAGAACGTATTTTAATGGCAGCAGAGGCAAAGATAGAAAAAGATGAAGCACGTGCACAAGAGGCACATGTAAATGGTAAAGAATCGATCATTGCTTATTTAGATAAAGTTTTAACTAAAAGAAGTTAA
- a CDS encoding glutamate:protein symporter, with the protein MKKKFKISLAAQILIGLILGIIVGGIFYGNPKIETYLQPLGDIFLHLIKMIVVPIIISTLIVGVAGTGDMKQLGRLGGKSIIYFEIITTVAIVVGLLSANLFQPGAGLNMNELSQGDISKYVSTTEEVQHEGPFDIIVGIVPTNIIQSMAEGNMLAIIFFSVIFGLGVAAIGDRGKPVLDFFQGVADAMFWVTNLVMKFAPLGVFGLIGVTVSKYGFASLIPLAKLAILVYATMLFFIFIVLGLVAKFAGISIFYLIRVLKDELILAFSTASSEAVLPRIMMKMEKLGAPKDIVSFVIPTGYSFNLDGSTLYQAIAALFIAQMYGIHLSIGEQITLMLVLMVTSKGIAGVPGVSFVVLLATLGTVGIPLEGLAFIAGIDRILDMGRTVVNVIGNSLASLVMAKWEGRFDTEKMKNYFKDNENLA; encoded by the coding sequence TTGAAAAAGAAATTTAAAATCAGTTTAGCCGCTCAAATTTTAATCGGTTTGATTTTAGGGATCATTGTTGGTGGTATCTTTTATGGAAACCCCAAAATTGAAACATATTTACAACCTTTAGGGGATATCTTTTTACATCTAATTAAGATGATTGTTGTACCGATTATTATTTCTACTTTAATCGTTGGTGTTGCTGGTACCGGAGACATGAAGCAGCTTGGACGATTAGGCGGGAAATCAATTATTTATTTTGAAATTATTACTACTGTAGCCATTGTAGTTGGTTTACTTTCTGCAAACTTATTCCAACCAGGCGCTGGCCTAAATATGAATGAGCTTTCTCAAGGGGATATTTCAAAATACGTTTCAACTACTGAAGAAGTACAGCATGAGGGACCTTTTGATATTATTGTAGGCATTGTCCCAACAAATATTATTCAGTCTATGGCTGAAGGTAATATGCTTGCCATTATCTTCTTCTCTGTTATTTTCGGTTTAGGGGTTGCTGCTATTGGTGACCGAGGAAAACCAGTCTTAGACTTCTTCCAAGGCGTAGCAGATGCTATGTTCTGGGTAACGAACCTCGTTATGAAATTCGCTCCATTAGGGGTATTTGGTTTAATTGGTGTAACCGTTTCCAAATATGGATTTGCTTCACTAATACCACTGGCTAAACTTGCCATACTTGTATATGCAACAATGCTATTCTTTATCTTTATCGTTCTTGGACTTGTAGCGAAGTTCGCGGGAATCAGTATTTTCTACTTAATCAGAGTATTAAAGGACGAGCTAATTTTAGCGTTCTCAACTGCAAGCTCTGAAGCTGTACTACCACGTATTATGATGAAAATGGAGAAATTAGGAGCTCCAAAGGATATCGTTTCCTTTGTTATTCCAACCGGTTATTCCTTTAACTTAGATGGCTCTACCCTGTATCAGGCGATTGCAGCGTTATTTATTGCTCAAATGTACGGTATTCATCTAAGCATTGGAGAACAAATTACGTTAATGCTTGTATTAATGGTTACATCTAAAGGTATCGCGGGTGTTCCAGGGGTGTCATTCGTAGTACTTCTAGCAACTTTAGGGACTGTTGGCATTCCACTTGAAGGCTTGGCATTTATCGCAGGGATTGACCGTATCCTTGATATGGGACGTACAGTTGTTAACGTAATTGGTAACTCATTAGCGTCATTAGTAATGGCAAAATGGGAAGGCCGTTTCGATACAGAAAAAATGAAAAATTACTTTAAAGATAACGAAAACTTAGCGTAA
- a CDS encoding histidine kinase, with product MRYFIVDDDRASRVMLKKIIEDSGLGTVIGEARNGEDAIPQILMTQPEFVLIDLLMPKLDGIATVEQLTQNRFEGQFIMISQVVNKEMVGEAYEQGIEFFIHKPINRIEVENVLRKTTEQFRLKNSLLVIRQSLTNIDLSEQINQKATSRDHIQSILNDMGIVGEIGSEDIIAIIETLLAHQHKIAPLPPLKELYEEIAAVTKTTPDEILKESKAIEQRVRRTILAAMINLANLGVVDYTNSEFEYYAPRYFDFKEIRQLMSQIEDHENRKAKVNIKKFIQVLYSDILTKVN from the coding sequence TATTGGTGAAGCTCGCAATGGTGAAGATGCTATCCCACAAATTTTAATGACTCAGCCAGAGTTTGTGCTTATCGATTTATTGATGCCAAAGCTCGATGGAATTGCAACAGTCGAACAACTTACTCAAAATCGTTTTGAGGGACAATTTATTATGATTTCTCAGGTAGTCAATAAGGAAATGGTGGGTGAGGCATATGAGCAAGGGATTGAGTTCTTTATTCATAAACCAATAAACCGTATTGAAGTTGAAAATGTTTTACGTAAAACAACAGAACAATTTCGCCTAAAAAATTCACTATTAGTAATTCGTCAATCGCTGACAAACATTGATTTAAGTGAGCAAATAAATCAAAAAGCCACATCTCGTGATCATATTCAATCAATCTTAAACGATATGGGCATTGTTGGTGAAATCGGAAGTGAGGATATCATAGCTATCATTGAAACCTTGCTTGCTCATCAACACAAGATAGCACCCCTACCTCCATTAAAAGAGCTTTATGAGGAAATTGCAGCTGTTACAAAGACTACACCTGATGAAATTTTGAAAGAAAGTAAAGCCATTGAACAGCGTGTACGTCGTACAATATTAGCAGCAATGATTAACCTTGCCAATTTAGGTGTCGTCGATTATACCAACTCTGAATTTGAATATTATGCGCCTCGATACTTTGATTTTAAAGAAATTCGTCAGCTAATGTCGCAGATAGAAGATCATGAAAATCGTAAAGCAAAGGTAAATATTAAGAAGTTTATTCAGGTATTATATTCAGACATTTTAACAAAAGTAAATTAA